In the Candidatus Cloacimonas acidaminovorans str. Evry genome, one interval contains:
- a CDS encoding cold-shock protein gives MKGKVKWFNKNKGYGFIITDDNKEYFVHWKSIVTNSPRELKVLEQDELVTFDLMETDKGIQAINIIRVNP, from the coding sequence ATGAAAGGAAAAGTAAAATGGTTTAACAAGAATAAAGGTTATGGCTTTATTATTACTGATGACAACAAGGAATACTTTGTCCACTGGAAATCTATAGTTACCAATTCTCCGCGGGAACTGAAAGTTTTGGAACAGGATGAACTGGTTACTTTTGATTTGATGGAAACGGACAAAGGCATTCAGGCAATCAATATTATCAGAGTTAATCCCTGA